The Fusarium poae strain DAOMC 252244 chromosome 2, whole genome shotgun sequence nucleotide sequence TGATGATGGGGATGATGAAAATGCGCCAGAGAAGGACCCTTTCGAGGTTAACTGGGAAAATGGGGACAGTGATCCTTGGTGTCCGCGTAAGTTTGTCAAGATGAGGAAGTGGTTGATTATCTTTATTGTTTCGTCTGCAAGTCTATGCGTGTAAGTTAATTCTTCAACACCTCAGTGTCTTTTTACAATGGAAACCCACTAATATGGGAATAGAACTGCTGTAAGTTCCATCTACACATCGACCTACGAGCAGATGGAGGCTGAATTTGGCAGCTCGCGGGAGATATCCATCCTAGGTCTTTCAGCCTTTGTCCTAGGAATTGGCCTTGAGCCCATGTTCCTGAGACCCATGAGTGAATTTTATGGTCGAAGACCTACTTATATCGTCTCATGGTCTATGTACTTGGTCTGGATCATTCCTCAGGCTGTGGCCCAAAACATTGAGACTGTCATCGTGAGTCGGTTTCTCGACGGCTTCTCAGGCAGCGCATTTCTTGCTGTATCTGGTGGTACTGTCGGAGATCTATTCACTGCCAATGAAATACAAGCGCCTATGCTGATGTTCTCTATTGCAACCTTTGTAGTCTAGGACCTTCGATTGGGCCCTTGATTGGAGGCTTTATCAATCATAATATTGACTGGAGGTGGACGCATTGGACACTGTTAATATGGGCGGGCACTTTATGGGTGGCCATTATACTTTTCGTCCCTAAGACATATCGTAAGTTCTTGACTAAATCAATATAGCGGCTAGCTAGTATCAACTGACCTTGGACTGTTTTAGATCCCATCGTACTAATGAATAAAGCAAGACATGTTCGGAAAGACACAAGTGATGACAGATGGAAGGGTCCTACAGAAAGGATGGAGAAGTCAGCCATCAGCGCAATCGGACAATCTCTTCTACGCCCCTTTCAGCTTCTCGTCTTCGAGCCAATGTGTCTCAACCTGTGCATCTTTACAGCCATACTCCTCGGCATTCTTTACCTCTTCTTCGGAACCTTCCCACTTGTTTTTGACAAGGTTTACGACTTTAACCTCTGGCAAGTCGGCCTATCCTTTCTGGGCATCCTTGTGGGCATGATGGGCGCCGTAGGACTCGACCCTGTGTGGCACCGCATCAGGAGTAATCTCATCCGCAAGGTAAGTACAGAAACAGGTGTTCAGGGCAGCAGCCAGCCCGAGTTCAGACTCCCACGGGCGATCTTGGGGGCTCTCATTGTGCCCGCTGGTATCTTCATGTTTGGTTGGTCTTGCTACCCATGGATACACTGGATTGTGCCCATTAACGTATTGGATCAGCCATATTTGGAGCTGGGTAAGTTAAGCCATATCATCATTCCATCACTCTATAAAACCGAACAATTGGCAGGCCTCAAGTAGGCGTGCCTCGGGGAGCACTAGGCTTTGGATCGTCCTACCCAAGTTGTGTAATTGTCTTAATACGGTGACTGAGACAGGAACCAAACCAACGGAATCACGCTCGCACAAGAAAAGCCAAACAAGAGTTTTTGGTCTTAGTAACCGCTTGGTCATGCCTTTTGGATCTCGTATCTCATGAGCTTGTGTCTCGAGGAACTGCAGCTAACCGTTTGGTCCTGATATAGAATACTTCTTGTGTTTGGCGGAGTCTTTACGTTTCTTGTAAGTTCAATCGAAGCCTTTTTGCATTGTCCGGTTGTACAGAGGCTGTGACAGGCTCACCGCACGTTACACTGCTCTTCGCACGAGTACTCTACTCTCGTTGCTGGGGTCATGACAGGACTGTAATGCGATTCCTTGTGCTGATCTTGATGGGATAGGTGGATGCGTATCCGCAGTACGCTGCAAGTGCATTAGCTGCCAATGCCTTTGTACGCTGTGCCTTTGCTGGTAAGTGACTGATATCTCATCCCCTGCCGCTGTTTCATGCTGCCGTTTATTTGAGCTACTAGTTAGCTACCTTGAACTGAAAATGCATGATATTGTTATAGGTACAAACATACTGCTGACTTTTGTGTGTACAGCTGCATTTCCCCTGTTTGGCAACCAGATGTACAAAAAACTCAATAATCACTGGGCTTCCACACTATTGGCATTCCCAACAGTTGTCATGATACCCTTCCCATATCTCTTCTTTCGCTATGGCAAGCGGATCAGGGCTAACAGCCGCTTTGCTACTTCTTGAGGGTTTGCTAGAGCTGTAAATGATAGTTTC carries:
- a CDS encoding hypothetical protein (TransMembrane:3 (i97-118o134-153i165-183o)), which translates into the protein MDRDIEKTSIDEGTLRSEPVLPVRSGMTEVMRAHPRASVNLSRCQSQNGYSCNPYHEPDNDDGDDENAPEKDPFEVNWENGDSDPWCPRKFVKMRKWLIIFIVSSASLCVTAVSSIYTSTYEQMEAEFGSSREISILGLSAFVLGIGLEPMFLRPMSEFYGRRPTYIVSWSMYLVWIIPQAVAQNIETVIVSRFLDGFSGSAFLAVSGGTVGDLFTANEIQAPMLMFSIATFVV
- a CDS encoding hypothetical protein (TransMembrane:3 (i20-44o64-83i113-135o)), yielding MEKSAISAIGQSLLRPFQLLVFEPMCLNLCIFTAILLGILYLFFGTFPLVFDKVYDFNLWQVGLSFLGILVGMMGAVGLDPVWHRIRSNLIRKVSTETGVQGSSQPEFRLPRAILGALIVPAGIFMFGWSCYPWIHWIVPINVLDQPYLELGKLSHIIIPSLYKTEQLAGLK